In Achromobacter spanius, the following proteins share a genomic window:
- a CDS encoding LysR substrate-binding domain-containing protein, protein MTAFDPDAVIRKLTSRLKMRHLMLLLQIEQHGSLTRVAEHMATSQPAVTNALAELESMFDVPLFDRSVRGMTPTPLGAVVLARARGLVHDLGHLVQEMEAVAAGHAAHLHIGVIPFVSGQMLSAAISRTLPQGRRITATIHEGQGPALLRQLRDHTLDIVVGWATPSVDLSNIDFEVLYHQQPRLIASRRLAARLGRSRLEWNRLADLDWILGTPGSPIREQVADIFLRAGLAPPPPSVQSDSSKLIGEMIVASDRAVSILPADIADELVRIAGAAIVPYSFDWTLPPISLFTRADGLRRNVDALFASALREVYTKGARPAA, encoded by the coding sequence ATGACGGCCTTTGACCCGGATGCCGTTATCCGGAAACTGACCTCGCGGCTGAAGATGCGCCACCTGATGCTGCTGCTGCAAATCGAGCAGCACGGGTCGCTGACCCGGGTGGCCGAGCACATGGCCACCAGCCAGCCCGCCGTCACGAACGCCCTGGCCGAACTGGAAAGCATGTTCGACGTGCCGCTGTTCGACCGCTCGGTCCGGGGCATGACCCCGACCCCCTTGGGCGCGGTGGTGCTGGCGCGCGCGCGGGGCCTGGTCCACGACCTGGGCCACTTGGTGCAGGAAATGGAGGCGGTGGCGGCCGGCCATGCCGCCCATCTGCATATCGGCGTCATCCCGTTCGTGTCGGGCCAGATGCTGTCTGCCGCCATCAGCCGGACCTTGCCGCAAGGGCGGCGCATCACCGCCACCATCCACGAAGGCCAGGGGCCGGCCCTGCTGCGCCAACTTCGCGACCACACGCTGGATATCGTGGTGGGCTGGGCCACGCCGTCGGTGGACCTGAGCAATATCGATTTTGAAGTGCTCTACCACCAGCAACCGCGCCTGATCGCCAGCCGGCGCCTGGCGGCTCGGCTGGGGCGGTCGCGGCTGGAATGGAACCGGCTCGCGGATCTGGACTGGATCCTGGGCACGCCGGGCAGCCCCATCCGTGAACAGGTGGCCGACATTTTCCTGCGCGCCGGCCTGGCGCCGCCCCCGCCGTCGGTGCAAAGCGATTCGTCCAAGCTGATCGGCGAAATGATCGTCGCCAGCGACCGCGCGGTGTCGATCCTGCCCGCCGACATCGCCGACGAACTGGTGCGGATTGCCGGCGCGGCCATCGTGCCCTACTCGTTTGACTGGACCTTGCCGCCGATCTCGCTGTTTACCCGCGCCGACGGCCTGCGGCGCAACGTGGACGCGCTCTTTGCGTCCGCCCTGCGCGAGGTGTATACCAAGGGAGCGCGGCCTGCTGCCTGA
- a CDS encoding NADP-dependent malic enzyme: MNSPSDRQAALDYHEFPTPGKISVVASKPLVNQRDLALAYSPGVAAACEEIVADPSNVYRYTARGNLVGVITNGTAVLGLGNIGALASKPVMEGKAVLFKKFAGLDVFDIEINETDPDKLVEIIAGLEATFGGINLEDIKAPECFTVERKLRERMKIPVFHDDQHGTAITVSAAFINGLKVVGKDIKTVKVVTSGAGAAALACLDLMVDLGLPLENIWVTDIEGVVYEGRVELMDPDKARFAQKTEARKLAEVIQDADVFLGLSAGGVLKPEMVAAMGSRPLILALANPTPEILPEVAHGVRDDVVMATGRSDYPNQVNNVLCFPYIFRGALDVGATTITREMEMAAVYAIAQLAEEEQNEVVAAAYGTYDISFGPEYLIPKPFDPRLIVRIAPAVAKAAMDGGVATRPLADLEAYEEQLQQFVYHSGAFMKPLFSAAKRIVRGGGKARIVFTEGEDERVLRAVQVVVDEGLARPILVGRPAVLLSRIEKFGLRLRLGEDVEVTNPEYDERFHQYWTTYWELMCRRGITKEMARVEMRRRLTLIGAMMVHLGDADGMVCGTVGAYHDHLRFVNEVIGRRPGANVYAAMNILLLNERTVVLVDTHVNDEPTAEQIAEFTVMAAQQMARMNLAPKVALLSRSNFGSGSSASGAKMRQALELVREAAPELEIDGEMHGDCALDEALRMRILPSSTLKGEANLLVCPNVDSGNIAYNLLKTAAGGNVAVGPILLGANAPVHILTSSSTVRRIINMTAMTVLDANRVETA, translated from the coding sequence ATGAACTCGCCCTCCGACCGCCAAGCAGCCCTGGACTATCACGAGTTCCCGACCCCGGGGAAGATTTCCGTGGTGGCGTCCAAGCCGCTCGTCAACCAGCGCGACCTGGCGCTGGCCTATTCGCCGGGCGTGGCGGCGGCCTGCGAGGAAATCGTGGCCGACCCCTCCAATGTCTACCGCTACACGGCGCGCGGCAACCTGGTGGGCGTGATCACCAACGGCACGGCGGTGCTGGGCCTGGGCAATATCGGCGCGCTGGCCTCCAAGCCGGTCATGGAAGGCAAGGCGGTGCTGTTCAAGAAGTTTGCCGGCCTGGATGTGTTCGACATCGAAATCAATGAAACCGATCCCGACAAGCTGGTGGAAATCATCGCCGGTCTGGAAGCCACCTTCGGCGGCATCAACCTGGAAGACATCAAGGCGCCGGAATGCTTCACCGTGGAACGCAAGCTGCGTGAACGGATGAAGATTCCCGTCTTCCACGACGACCAGCATGGCACCGCCATTACCGTGTCGGCCGCGTTCATCAACGGCTTGAAGGTCGTGGGCAAGGACATCAAGACGGTCAAGGTGGTGACGTCCGGCGCGGGCGCTGCCGCCTTGGCTTGCCTGGACCTGATGGTGGACCTGGGCCTGCCGCTGGAAAACATCTGGGTGACGGACATCGAAGGCGTGGTCTACGAAGGCCGTGTCGAGCTCATGGACCCGGACAAGGCGCGTTTTGCGCAAAAGACGGAAGCCCGCAAGCTGGCGGAAGTGATCCAGGACGCCGACGTGTTCCTGGGCCTGTCGGCGGGCGGCGTGCTCAAGCCGGAAATGGTCGCGGCCATGGGCTCGCGCCCGTTGATCCTGGCGCTGGCCAACCCCACGCCGGAAATTCTGCCGGAGGTGGCGCACGGCGTGCGCGATGACGTGGTCATGGCCACGGGCCGGTCCGACTATCCGAACCAGGTCAACAACGTTCTGTGCTTCCCGTATATCTTCCGTGGCGCGCTGGACGTGGGCGCCACCACCATCACGCGCGAAATGGAAATGGCGGCCGTTTACGCCATTGCCCAGTTGGCGGAAGAAGAGCAGAACGAAGTCGTGGCCGCCGCCTACGGTACCTACGACATTTCCTTTGGCCCTGAATACCTGATCCCCAAGCCGTTTGACCCGCGCCTGATCGTGCGCATTGCGCCGGCGGTGGCCAAGGCGGCCATGGACGGCGGCGTGGCCACGCGCCCGCTGGCCGACCTGGAAGCCTACGAAGAACAATTGCAGCAGTTCGTGTACCACTCGGGCGCGTTCATGAAGCCGCTGTTCTCGGCCGCCAAGCGCATCGTGCGCGGCGGGGGCAAGGCGCGCATCGTCTTCACCGAGGGCGAAGACGAACGCGTGCTGCGCGCGGTGCAGGTGGTGGTTGACGAAGGCCTGGCTCGCCCCATCCTGGTGGGCCGCCCCGCCGTGCTGCTGTCGCGCATCGAGAAGTTCGGCTTGCGCCTGCGCCTGGGTGAAGACGTTGAAGTCACCAACCCGGAATACGACGAACGCTTCCATCAGTACTGGACCACGTACTGGGAACTGATGTGCCGCCGCGGCATCACCAAGGAAATGGCGCGCGTGGAAATGCGCCGCCGCCTGACTTTGATCGGCGCGATGATGGTGCACCTGGGCGATGCCGACGGCATGGTTTGCGGCACGGTCGGCGCGTATCACGACCACCTGCGTTTTGTGAACGAAGTGATCGGCCGTCGTCCCGGCGCCAACGTGTATGCCGCCATGAACATCCTGCTGCTCAACGAGCGCACGGTGGTATTGGTGGATACGCATGTCAACGATGAACCCACCGCCGAACAGATCGCGGAATTCACGGTGATGGCCGCCCAGCAAATGGCTCGCATGAATCTGGCGCCGAAGGTAGCGCTGCTGTCGCGTTCGAACTTCGGTTCCGGCAGCTCGGCCTCGGGCGCCAAGATGCGCCAGGCGCTGGAGCTGGTGCGCGAAGCCGCGCCTGAACTGGAAATCGACGGCGAAATGCACGGCGACTGCGCGCTGGACGAAGCGCTGCGCATGCGCATCCTGCCGTCGTCCACGCTGAAGGGCGAAGCCAACCTGCTGGTGTGCCCGAACGTGGACTCGGGCAACATCGCCTACAACCTGCTCAAGACGGCGGCGGGCGGCAACGTGGCGGTGGGCCCGATCCTGCTGGGCGCGAACGCACCGGTGCACATCCTGACCTCCAGTTCCACGGTGCGCCGCATCATCAACATGACGGCAATGACCGTGCTGGACGCGAACCGGGTGGAAACCGCCTAG
- a CDS encoding DMT family transporter produces the protein MDTNKRMWGYGFLAAAMALVGSTVIASKIIGAGMPPFTATALRFAIALPCFALLMAATGARLPRLQRRDWLLLAAQAIAGSVGYTTLLIAGLQRASAVDGGIILGTLPLVSAAIAVLVLGERPGKATLGAIAMAAFGVWLMARDGANADRATSWTGNALILGAVVCEGLFVLLNKRLRVPVPPLALSTVMAGFGLAFSALASLAESPWTLNMSTDAVMAVGYYALVPTVGGFLLWYAGAARVRGSEAALFTALAPVCAVLLAASVLGETVTLAQAAGMGCVLAGVLMQGLAARASRRPLIAKH, from the coding sequence ATGGACACGAACAAACGAATGTGGGGTTATGGCTTTCTGGCTGCGGCCATGGCGCTGGTGGGCAGCACGGTCATCGCCAGCAAGATCATCGGGGCGGGCATGCCGCCCTTCACCGCCACCGCCCTGCGTTTCGCCATCGCGCTGCCCTGCTTCGCCTTGCTGATGGCCGCTACCGGCGCGCGCCTGCCCCGCCTGCAAAGGCGTGACTGGCTGCTGCTGGCGGCGCAGGCCATTGCCGGCAGCGTGGGCTATACGACGCTGTTGATCGCTGGCTTGCAACGCGCCTCGGCCGTGGATGGCGGCATCATCCTGGGCACCTTGCCGCTGGTGTCCGCCGCCATCGCCGTGCTGGTGCTGGGCGAACGCCCGGGCAAGGCCACGCTGGGCGCCATCGCCATGGCGGCTTTCGGCGTCTGGCTCATGGCTCGTGACGGCGCAAACGCGGACCGGGCCACGTCGTGGACCGGCAATGCACTGATTCTGGGCGCGGTCGTGTGCGAAGGGCTTTTCGTCCTGCTCAACAAGCGCTTGCGCGTGCCCGTACCGCCGCTGGCGCTGTCGACGGTGATGGCGGGATTCGGCCTGGCATTTTCGGCGCTGGCAAGTTTGGCCGAGTCGCCTTGGACATTGAACATGTCGACCGACGCCGTGATGGCGGTGGGCTATTACGCGCTCGTGCCCACGGTGGGGGGATTTCTGCTCTGGTATGCGGGTGCTGCGCGCGTGCGCGGATCGGAAGCGGCGCTGTTCACCGCGCTGGCGCCTGTGTGCGCGGTGCTGCTGGCCGCCAGTGTGCTGGGTGAAACGGTCACGCTGGCCCAAGCGGCCGGCATGGGGTGCGTGCTGGCCGGCGTGTTGATGCAGGGTCTGGCCGCGCGCGCTAGCCGCCGGCCACTAATCGCTAAGCACTAG
- a CDS encoding AraC family transcriptional regulator, protein MPSDQFLMHRSALAGVQAVAARSRHAFARHTHDQFGIGVMRQGAQVSHSGRGQVRAGPGHVITVNPGEVHDGAPIGDTPRAWQMLYLDPGVVAQAASDLDEDGRAGAIYEFEHPAQRQPALARDVLTLYAHAISVPAPLACDALLLRILAQARGDGTRCLALEASLGAPASLRHARSLIDDDPAATLSLADLATASGLSRYQVLRAFAHATGLTPHAYQIQRRLLLARQLIRRGMTLADAAAASGFADQSHMTRLFVRTYGVSPGHYAIAACPA, encoded by the coding sequence ATGCCCTCTGACCAATTCCTGATGCATCGCAGCGCGCTTGCCGGCGTGCAGGCCGTGGCCGCGCGCAGCCGCCATGCCTTTGCGCGGCATACGCATGACCAGTTCGGCATTGGCGTGATGCGCCAGGGCGCGCAGGTGTCGCACAGCGGACGCGGGCAGGTTCGCGCCGGCCCGGGCCACGTCATCACCGTCAACCCGGGCGAAGTCCATGACGGCGCGCCCATCGGCGACACCCCACGCGCCTGGCAGATGCTGTACCTGGACCCCGGCGTGGTGGCGCAAGCGGCCAGCGATCTGGATGAAGACGGCCGCGCCGGCGCCATCTACGAATTCGAACACCCCGCGCAACGCCAGCCCGCCTTGGCGCGCGACGTCTTGACGCTGTACGCACACGCCATCAGCGTCCCCGCGCCGCTGGCCTGCGACGCGCTGTTGCTGCGCATCCTGGCACAGGCGCGCGGCGACGGCACGCGGTGCCTGGCGCTTGAGGCCAGCCTGGGCGCGCCGGCCTCCCTGCGCCACGCGCGCAGCCTGATCGACGACGACCCCGCCGCCACGCTGTCGCTGGCGGACCTGGCCACCGCCAGCGGGCTTAGCCGTTATCAGGTGCTGCGCGCCTTTGCCCACGCCACGGGCCTGACGCCGCATGCGTATCAAATACAGCGGCGCCTGCTGCTGGCGCGCCAGTTGATTCGGCGCGGCATGACGCTGGCCGACGCCGCCGCCGCCAGCGGCTTTGCCGACCAAAGCCACATGACGCGGCTGTTCGTTCGCACCTACGGCGTGTCGCCTGGCCACTACGCGATTGCGGCTTGCCCGGCCTGA
- a CDS encoding LysR family transcriptional regulator, with protein sequence MKEKSIATATSPRMGERLDWNLLRTFLVIAEERSISGAAIKLHLTQSAVSQALRRLEAQLDRRLIERHHAKFAITQAGEEVRQAAQAIHGSVSQLLSDVAQAEEQTVGRVHLLVASRIHSAVYDDFWARFHRAHPRIEVQLDVLPSSEIVNVLQQRAATAGIALCRQIPKRLGHKLFLQQRYALFCGKNHPLFGRADIRMEDLLHENFVSFASDALGDSLSPLTIFRDQRGFSGSIIATSSQHDEVKRLLVAGFGIGCLPEHSVEADLAEGRLWRLPPGEGVCAADLHLLWHRDAHRSPAEDLFITALRDHIDSYSLPQRLLAHLP encoded by the coding sequence ATGAAAGAAAAGTCCATTGCCACAGCAACGAGCCCTCGCATGGGAGAGCGCCTGGATTGGAATCTTCTACGTACATTCCTGGTGATCGCGGAAGAGCGCAGCATTAGCGGCGCTGCTATCAAACTGCATCTGACCCAGTCTGCGGTCAGCCAGGCCTTGCGCCGCCTGGAAGCGCAGCTGGACCGCAGGTTGATCGAGCGGCACCACGCCAAGTTCGCCATCACCCAGGCGGGTGAAGAGGTGCGCCAGGCCGCGCAGGCCATACACGGAAGCGTGTCGCAACTGCTTAGCGACGTGGCGCAGGCCGAAGAACAAACGGTGGGCCGCGTGCATCTGCTGGTGGCCAGCCGCATCCATTCGGCGGTGTATGACGATTTTTGGGCGCGCTTTCACCGCGCGCACCCGCGCATTGAAGTGCAATTGGACGTGTTGCCCAGCAGTGAAATCGTGAATGTCTTGCAGCAGCGGGCCGCCACGGCGGGCATCGCGCTATGCCGGCAGATTCCCAAGCGCCTGGGCCACAAGCTCTTTCTGCAGCAGCGCTATGCGCTTTTCTGCGGCAAGAACCACCCGCTGTTCGGGCGTGCCGACATCCGCATGGAAGACCTGCTGCACGAGAACTTCGTGTCTTTCGCCAGTGACGCCTTGGGCGACAGCCTGTCGCCGCTGACGATCTTTCGCGATCAGCGCGGGTTCTCGGGAAGCATCATCGCCACGTCATCCCAGCACGACGAGGTCAAGCGCTTGCTGGTGGCGGGCTTTGGCATCGGCTGCCTGCCTGAACATAGTGTCGAGGCAGACCTTGCCGAAGGCCGATTGTGGCGGTTGCCGCCCGGCGAGGGTGTGTGCGCGGCGGACCTGCACCTGCTGTGGCACCGCGACGCGCACCGCAGCCCCGCCGAGGACTTGTTCATTACAGCCTTGCGCGACCACATCGACAGCTATTCGCTGCCGCAGCGGCTGTTGGCGCATCTGCCCTAG